From Deferrisoma camini S3R1, the proteins below share one genomic window:
- a CDS encoding glycogen synthase, which produces MRRRRPRILIVTPEITYLPEGMGNLSNRLTAKAGGLADVSASLVASLHDLGADVHVALPHYRQLFHIDIGRFISDELRTYLSKLPEDQVHLAEDRIFYYRDAVYSGYETENLKLALVFQREVINNIMPRVRPDLVHCNDWMTGLVPAHARRLGIPSLFTVHNIHSRETTLARVEDLGIDAAEFWQNLYYVSLPGPYEQTREAVPIDLLTSGIFAAHFINTVSPSFLREIVEGRHDFVPAPVRDEIRNKHDAGCAAGILNAPDPSYHPVRDDALVARYGPERHAEAKRENKLAFQRTLGLETDPEAPLFFWPSRLDPVQKGCDLLAHILYETVSAHWAEGLQVAFVANGPAAEVFAEIVRFHGIGQRVAVHPFREDLSRLGYAAADFVLMPSRFEPCGLPQMIGMLYGALPVVHDTGGLHDTVEPLDPHAGRGNGFRFEVYDPPGLRWAIEQAVAFHRLPPGVRAREIRRIMAEAAGRFTHAETARRYIELYERMLARPLVG; this is translated from the coding sequence GTGCGACGGCGGAGACCCAGGATCCTGATCGTGACTCCGGAGATCACGTACCTCCCCGAGGGCATGGGCAACCTGTCGAACCGGCTCACGGCCAAGGCCGGGGGGCTGGCCGACGTGTCGGCCTCGTTGGTGGCCTCGCTCCACGACCTGGGGGCGGACGTGCACGTGGCGCTGCCCCACTACCGCCAGCTGTTCCACATCGACATCGGCCGGTTCATCAGCGACGAGCTGCGCACGTACCTGAGCAAGCTTCCCGAGGACCAGGTCCACCTGGCGGAGGATCGGATCTTCTACTACCGCGACGCGGTCTACAGCGGCTACGAGACCGAGAACCTCAAGCTGGCCCTGGTGTTCCAGCGGGAGGTGATCAACAACATCATGCCCAGGGTCCGGCCCGACCTGGTCCACTGCAACGACTGGATGACGGGCCTGGTGCCGGCCCACGCCCGCCGGCTGGGGATTCCGAGCCTGTTCACCGTGCACAACATCCACAGCCGGGAGACCACCCTGGCCCGGGTGGAAGACCTGGGCATCGACGCTGCCGAGTTCTGGCAGAACCTCTACTACGTGAGCCTGCCGGGCCCGTACGAGCAGACCCGCGAGGCGGTACCGATCGACCTGCTCACGAGCGGGATCTTCGCCGCCCACTTCATCAACACGGTGAGCCCCTCGTTCCTCCGGGAGATCGTGGAGGGGCGCCACGACTTCGTGCCCGCGCCGGTTCGGGACGAGATCCGGAACAAGCACGACGCCGGTTGCGCCGCTGGCATCCTGAACGCGCCGGACCCCTCGTACCATCCGGTGCGGGACGACGCCCTGGTGGCCCGCTACGGCCCCGAGCGTCACGCCGAGGCGAAGCGGGAGAACAAGCTGGCGTTCCAGCGCACCCTGGGGCTCGAAACCGACCCCGAAGCCCCGCTGTTCTTCTGGCCGTCGCGGCTGGACCCCGTGCAGAAGGGCTGCGACCTGCTCGCCCACATCCTGTACGAGACCGTGTCGGCCCACTGGGCCGAGGGGCTGCAGGTGGCGTTCGTGGCCAACGGCCCGGCCGCCGAGGTGTTCGCGGAGATCGTCCGGTTCCACGGCATCGGCCAGAGGGTGGCGGTCCATCCGTTTCGTGAGGACCTGTCGCGGCTGGGGTACGCGGCCGCGGACTTCGTCTTGATGCCGTCGCGGTTCGAACCGTGCGGGCTGCCCCAGATGATCGGCATGCTCTACGGCGCGCTGCCCGTGGTTCACGACACCGGGGGGTTGCACGACACCGTGGAGCCGCTGGATCCGCACGCCGGCCGGGGCAACGGGTTCCGGTTCGAGGTGTACGATCCCCCGGGGCTGCGGTGGGCGATCGAGCAGGCCGTGGCGTTCCACCGCCTGCCCCCCGGGGTTCGGGCCCGGGAGATCCGGCGGATCATGGCCGAGGCGGCCGGCCGGTTCACCCATGCCGAGACCGCCCGGCGCTACATCGAGCTCTACGAGCGCATGCTCGCGCGGCCGTTGGTGGGATGA
- a CDS encoding outer membrane protein assembly factor BamD, which translates to MRTNRWKQISRYGWLIAVVALLGACGDANLFDGASDPSGSQAEMEQGLAALDQQNWDDAIETFSAMDTSDPEVRKYLASAYLGKAGFDTLDLVDRMAQAQETGQADSVAYEAVTDIFDEDGDGQISATELDEKLGLLEKALAVFGVDAGGGAAARMAAAVDTSGLTDDEIFQAGVLAAIHAVLGVVEQLEYPAGSGNHLLTVGELRKHPAVIDGVTVPDGFDDDLAWVREAVGVLSPELLVGSTPRDGNDIAEDFDRFLQDIGYLPGEQVTNQELRDFLHQMIQ; encoded by the coding sequence ATGCGGACGAACCGGTGGAAGCAGATCTCGCGGTACGGATGGCTGATCGCGGTAGTGGCCCTGTTGGGCGCCTGTGGGGACGCCAACCTGTTCGACGGGGCGTCCGACCCGTCGGGGAGCCAAGCGGAGATGGAGCAGGGCCTGGCCGCGCTGGACCAGCAGAACTGGGACGACGCGATCGAGACCTTCTCGGCGATGGACACCTCGGATCCCGAGGTGCGCAAGTACCTGGCCAGTGCCTACCTGGGCAAGGCCGGATTCGACACGCTGGATCTCGTGGACCGCATGGCCCAGGCTCAGGAGACCGGGCAGGCGGACAGCGTGGCGTATGAGGCCGTGACCGACATTTTCGACGAGGACGGCGACGGTCAGATCTCGGCCACGGAACTGGATGAGAAGTTGGGGTTGTTGGAGAAGGCCCTGGCCGTGTTCGGGGTCGACGCCGGGGGGGGCGCGGCCGCGCGGATGGCGGCGGCCGTGGACACTTCTGGGTTGACCGACGACGAGATCTTCCAGGCCGGGGTGCTGGCCGCGATCCACGCCGTGCTGGGCGTGGTGGAGCAGTTGGAGTACCCGGCGGGATCGGGGAACCATCTCTTGACGGTTGGCGAGCTCAGGAAGCATCCGGCGGTGATCGACGGCGTGACGGTCCCGGACGGGTTCGACGACGACCTGGCATGGGTCCGCGAGGCGGTGGGCGTGCTGTCCCCCGAGCTCCTGGTGGGCTCGACCCCTAGGGACGGCAACGACATCGCCGAGGACTTCGACCGGTTCCTGCAGGACATCGGGTACCTGCCGGGCGAGCAGGTGACCAACCAGGAACTTCGTGATTTCCTCCACCAAATGATCCAGTAG
- the traF gene encoding conjugal transfer protein TraF: protein MKRSVVWAALVSLCFAGPWASARELPRYFQAVRPLGMGGAFTAVADDENALFYNPAGLDKVQHWGMGLVNPLVEVGEKGLDLYNDARDTDFNDTTEVTDLLRDYIGEYLHYRAALFPYFVRHRFALGVLGQVNVNVQPHNVAFPEAEVDVSSTVGAHLGLGWGFFENRLRLGGTLKYVKAYRLQEVYTAADIASDDFEDQLSDDLKDGAGFGFDLGAMYTFPVLLKPTVGVTVLNVTDTDLGDAGELPQQVNVGLSVEHSFSWLTLLGAADWVDVTNNVGEDDDVYKRLHLGVEARLPKVLSLRAGLYQGYSSFGATLDLWVLRLDYATYAEEIGSAAGERADRRHVIQATLGW from the coding sequence ATGAAGCGGAGCGTGGTGTGGGCGGCGCTGGTGTCCTTGTGCTTTGCGGGCCCGTGGGCCTCGGCCCGGGAGCTCCCCCGGTACTTCCAGGCGGTGCGGCCCCTGGGCATGGGCGGGGCGTTCACCGCCGTGGCCGACGACGAGAACGCGTTGTTCTACAACCCGGCGGGACTCGACAAGGTGCAGCACTGGGGCATGGGGTTGGTGAACCCCCTGGTGGAGGTGGGCGAGAAGGGCCTCGATCTGTACAACGACGCTCGGGACACCGACTTCAACGACACGACAGAGGTCACGGACCTGCTGCGGGACTACATCGGCGAGTACCTCCATTACCGGGCCGCCCTCTTTCCCTATTTCGTGCGGCACCGGTTCGCCCTGGGGGTGCTGGGGCAGGTGAACGTGAACGTCCAGCCCCACAACGTGGCGTTCCCGGAGGCAGAGGTGGACGTGTCGAGCACGGTGGGGGCCCACCTGGGCCTCGGGTGGGGGTTCTTCGAGAACCGGCTGCGCCTCGGCGGTACCCTGAAGTACGTGAAGGCCTACCGGCTCCAGGAGGTGTACACCGCGGCGGACATCGCTTCGGACGACTTCGAGGACCAACTGAGCGACGACCTCAAGGACGGCGCCGGGTTCGGGTTCGACCTGGGGGCCATGTACACGTTTCCCGTGCTCCTGAAGCCGACCGTGGGCGTGACGGTGCTGAACGTGACCGACACCGACCTGGGGGACGCCGGCGAGCTGCCCCAGCAGGTCAACGTGGGGCTTTCGGTGGAGCACTCGTTCTCGTGGCTGACCCTGTTGGGCGCGGCGGACTGGGTGGACGTCACGAACAACGTGGGTGAGGACGACGACGTGTACAAGCGCCTCCACCTCGGGGTGGAGGCCCGGCTGCCGAAGGTGTTGTCCCTGCGGGCCGGCCTGTACCAGGGGTACAGCTCGTTCGGGGCCACCCTGGATCTTTGGGTGCTGCGCCTCGACTACGCCACGTACGCCGAGGAGATCGGCAGCGCCGCGGGCGAGCGCGCGGACCGCCGCCACGTGATCCAGGCGACCTTGGGGTGGTGA
- a CDS encoding amylo-alpha-1,6-glucosidase, protein MELTQSPEPGAQLRAFRGDVLALALEVLPPGSGAAFVRTNLGRAATGRAEVVAEVEDRRPALGRDWHDVPMEPVGPGRFRARLPLAETGVFEAKAFFLPAGRRDPVWPPGPNLWIKVAPAHTVAVNSLYTAFVRMFRRSGGGDAGAGPCEGLLDGLGYTVIPPSGTFRQLIRRLDHVLGTLRCRIVQLLPIHPVPTTYARMGRFGSPYAGLDFFDVDPALAEFDRKTTPLDQFRELVDAVHARGGRLFLDIPINHTGWASWLQIHRPHWFARDEGRRFASPGAWGVTWEDLSKLDYRHRDLWRYMARVFLYWCRQGVDGFRCDAGYMVPVEVWRYLVARVRQEYPDTVFLLEGLGGPMASTEALLSDAGLDWAYSELFQNYDRAQIEAYLPGADALSTTRGLLVHYAETHDNNRLAATSEAFARLRTTLTALLSREGAFGITCGVEWLAPQKLDVHGASDLNWGAEPNLVAWIARLHAVHETHPAFLPGARIRLVHRGPGNVLAARRDAAQGGQPLLVVANLDPTAPARVAWDPGATPAGPGLWDLLTGERVEPEPSPHGPSVALGPGQVRCLSPDLSAVEAVERALAAPPREPEAVRRQRLRAKALDLVRWYGREQEVRDRLDELAEALGRDPADACGRIAGREWPPVTRWTWPEDTRRRVPVPAGHVILVTAPHPFRADLRVGDRTVAREDSLPLGEGRFWAVVVPGIRPEHEQRAGLAVRVHAPEGTRATEAPILLLGAEEPAVRLVYDAREIERKRPYALLTNARGAMAQVRAGWGEVESLYDAWLAGNLDPNVPVDRHAMLARMRGWVVVRGYSQALGRACTERFEAAPGGPASWRFSVPCGMGRRVVLEAVLRFSPDENAVHLEVHRPPAGEDPEALPDEEPVRVVLRPDVEDRPNHDHTKAFAGPESAWPPAVRPLPAGFEFAPGPERRLRVTALPGTFVAEPEWLYGLKHSWEASRGIDPLSDLFSPGYLRVRLAGGERALIRAEILTGQEFPAIHPRPGARRPRGREPLGAVLRAGLDPFLVHREGGLTVIAGYPWFLDWGRDALIFVRGMLAAGLAEEALEILLGFARFEDRGTLPNMIRGADASNRDTSDASLWLAVAAGEAAGVLGPAVWARRCGARTLADVVRSIGSHYLEGTPNGVGVDPATGLVFSPAHFTWMDTNHPAGTPRQGYPVEIQALWHEALGVVETLDDASRWRQVRARLTASFAELFFREDEGFLSDCLHAPPGRGAREAEPDDHLRPNQLLALTLGLFTDPGRCRRVLERCQALLVPGAIRSLADRPVRHPLRVEHQGRRVLDPCRPYRGRYEGPEDPDRKVAYHNGTAWTWPFPLYAEALWRVFGDGAAGEARSLLYSVWGLLEAGCAGLVPEILDGDAPHAQRGCGAQAWGVSEFVRVLALLDGRDKVEPR, encoded by the coding sequence ATGGAGCTCACCCAGTCCCCCGAACCCGGGGCGCAGCTCCGGGCCTTCCGGGGAGACGTTCTCGCGCTCGCCCTCGAGGTCTTGCCGCCGGGGAGCGGGGCGGCGTTCGTGCGCACCAACCTGGGCCGGGCCGCCACGGGCCGGGCCGAGGTCGTGGCCGAGGTGGAAGACCGGCGGCCGGCCCTGGGCCGGGACTGGCACGACGTGCCCATGGAGCCCGTGGGGCCGGGACGGTTCCGGGCCCGTCTGCCCCTGGCCGAGACGGGGGTGTTCGAGGCCAAGGCCTTCTTCCTGCCGGCGGGCCGGCGGGACCCCGTGTGGCCCCCCGGGCCGAACCTCTGGATCAAGGTGGCACCCGCCCACACCGTGGCGGTGAACAGCCTCTACACCGCGTTCGTGCGCATGTTCCGGCGGTCCGGCGGCGGCGATGCGGGAGCCGGCCCCTGCGAGGGGCTGCTGGACGGGCTGGGGTACACCGTGATCCCCCCCTCCGGAACGTTCCGGCAGCTGATCCGGCGGCTCGACCACGTGCTGGGGACCCTGCGCTGCCGGATCGTCCAGCTCCTTCCGATCCACCCCGTGCCCACCACCTACGCCCGCATGGGGAGGTTCGGAAGCCCCTACGCGGGGTTGGACTTCTTCGACGTGGACCCCGCCCTGGCCGAGTTCGATCGGAAAACGACCCCCCTGGACCAGTTCCGCGAGCTGGTGGACGCGGTGCACGCCCGCGGGGGACGCCTCTTCCTGGACATCCCCATCAACCACACCGGCTGGGCCTCGTGGCTGCAGATCCACCGGCCCCACTGGTTCGCCCGGGACGAGGGAAGGCGGTTCGCCTCGCCCGGGGCGTGGGGCGTGACCTGGGAGGATCTCAGTAAATTGGACTACCGGCACCGGGACCTGTGGCGGTACATGGCCCGGGTGTTCCTGTACTGGTGCCGCCAGGGGGTGGACGGGTTCCGGTGCGACGCGGGCTACATGGTGCCGGTGGAGGTGTGGCGGTATCTGGTGGCCCGGGTGAGGCAGGAGTACCCGGATACGGTGTTCCTGCTCGAGGGGCTGGGCGGACCCATGGCCTCCACCGAGGCGCTTCTGTCCGACGCGGGGCTGGACTGGGCCTACTCGGAGCTGTTCCAGAACTACGATCGGGCCCAGATCGAGGCCTACCTTCCCGGCGCCGACGCCCTCTCCACGACCCGAGGGCTCCTGGTCCACTACGCCGAGACCCACGACAACAACCGCCTGGCCGCCACCTCGGAGGCGTTCGCCCGGCTGCGCACGACGCTCACGGCCCTGTTGAGCCGGGAGGGAGCCTTCGGCATCACCTGCGGGGTGGAGTGGCTCGCCCCCCAGAAGCTCGACGTCCACGGCGCCTCGGACCTGAACTGGGGCGCCGAGCCGAACCTGGTGGCGTGGATCGCCCGGCTGCACGCCGTGCACGAGACCCACCCCGCGTTCCTTCCCGGGGCCCGGATCCGTCTGGTGCACCGGGGCCCGGGCAACGTGCTGGCGGCCCGCCGGGACGCCGCCCAGGGGGGCCAGCCCCTCCTGGTCGTGGCCAACCTGGACCCCACGGCCCCGGCCCGGGTCGCATGGGACCCGGGCGCCACCCCGGCCGGCCCGGGCCTGTGGGATCTCCTCACCGGCGAGCGGGTCGAGCCGGAACCCTCCCCCCACGGCCCCTCGGTGGCCCTGGGTCCCGGTCAGGTCCGGTGCCTCAGCCCAGACCTATCCGCGGTGGAGGCGGTGGAGCGGGCCTTGGCAGCGCCCCCCCGCGAGCCCGAGGCCGTGCGGCGGCAGCGTCTGCGGGCGAAGGCGCTCGACCTGGTCCGGTGGTACGGGCGGGAACAGGAGGTTCGGGACCGCCTGGACGAGCTCGCCGAGGCGCTCGGCCGCGATCCTGCCGACGCCTGCGGCCGGATCGCGGGCCGCGAGTGGCCTCCTGTGACCCGGTGGACCTGGCCCGAGGACACGCGGCGGAGGGTGCCCGTGCCGGCGGGGCACGTGATCTTGGTCACGGCGCCCCACCCGTTTCGGGCCGACCTGCGGGTGGGCGACCGAACCGTGGCCCGGGAGGACTCGCTCCCGCTGGGGGAGGGCCGGTTCTGGGCCGTGGTGGTCCCCGGGATCCGGCCGGAGCACGAGCAGCGGGCCGGTCTGGCCGTGCGGGTGCACGCCCCCGAGGGGACCCGGGCCACCGAGGCGCCGATCCTGCTCCTGGGCGCCGAGGAGCCCGCGGTCCGCCTCGTGTACGACGCCCGGGAGATCGAAAGGAAGCGGCCCTACGCCCTGCTGACCAACGCCCGGGGGGCCATGGCCCAGGTCCGAGCGGGGTGGGGCGAGGTCGAGAGCCTGTACGACGCCTGGCTCGCCGGCAACCTCGATCCGAACGTTCCCGTGGACCGCCACGCGATGCTGGCCCGGATGCGCGGATGGGTGGTGGTGCGGGGGTACAGCCAGGCGCTGGGTCGGGCCTGCACCGAGCGGTTCGAGGCGGCCCCGGGCGGCCCGGCCTCCTGGCGGTTCTCGGTGCCGTGCGGCATGGGCCGGCGGGTGGTCCTGGAGGCCGTGCTCCGGTTCTCCCCCGACGAGAACGCCGTGCACCTCGAGGTCCACCGGCCTCCGGCCGGTGAGGACCCAGAGGCCCTGCCCGACGAGGAGCCGGTGCGGGTGGTGCTGCGGCCCGACGTGGAGGACCGCCCGAACCACGACCACACCAAGGCGTTCGCCGGCCCGGAGTCGGCGTGGCCGCCGGCGGTGCGGCCGCTTCCGGCCGGGTTCGAGTTCGCGCCCGGCCCGGAACGCAGACTGCGGGTCACCGCCCTTCCCGGCACGTTCGTGGCCGAGCCGGAGTGGCTGTACGGTCTGAAGCATTCGTGGGAGGCCTCCCGGGGCATCGACCCGCTGTCGGACCTCTTCAGCCCCGGATACCTGCGGGTGCGGCTGGCAGGGGGCGAGCGAGCGCTGATCCGGGCCGAGATCCTCACGGGCCAGGAGTTCCCGGCGATCCACCCCCGGCCGGGCGCGCGGCGGCCCCGGGGCCGGGAGCCCCTGGGGGCGGTGCTGCGCGCCGGCTTGGACCCGTTCCTGGTCCACCGGGAGGGGGGCCTCACCGTGATCGCTGGGTATCCGTGGTTCCTGGACTGGGGCCGGGATGCGCTGATCTTCGTGCGGGGGATGCTGGCGGCCGGCCTGGCCGAGGAGGCCCTGGAGATCCTGCTCGGGTTCGCCCGGTTCGAGGACCGCGGCACCCTGCCCAACATGATCCGAGGGGCGGACGCCTCGAACCGGGACACCTCGGACGCCTCCCTGTGGCTCGCCGTGGCGGCCGGCGAGGCGGCCGGGGTGCTGGGGCCGGCGGTGTGGGCGCGGCGGTGCGGGGCCCGGACGCTGGCGGACGTGGTCCGGTCGATCGGCAGCCACTATCTGGAGGGCACCCCCAACGGGGTGGGGGTGGACCCCGCAACCGGCCTGGTGTTCAGCCCGGCCCACTTCACCTGGATGGACACGAACCATCCGGCCGGCACGCCCCGGCAGGGGTATCCGGTGGAGATTCAGGCCCTGTGGCACGAGGCGCTGGGCGTGGTGGAGACCCTCGACGACGCGTCGCGGTGGCGCCAGGTCCGGGCCCGGCTGACCGCCTCGTTCGCGGAGCTCTTTTTCCGGGAGGACGAGGGGTTCCTGTCGGACTGCCTCCACGCCCCCCCGGGCCGGGGCGCGCGGGAGGCCGAGCCCGACGACCATCTGCGGCCGAACCAGCTCCTGGCCCTGACCCTGGGCCTGTTCACCGACCCGGGCCGGTGCCGCAGGGTGCTCGAACGGTGCCAGGCGCTGCTGGTTCCGGGCGCGATCCGGAGCCTGGCCGACCGGCCGGTGCGTCACCCCCTGCGGGTGGAGCACCAGGGCCGACGGGTCCTCGACCCCTGCCGGCCCTACCGGGGGCGGTACGAGGGGCCCGAAGACCCGGACCGCAAGGTCGCCTATCACAACGGCACCGCGTGGACCTGGCCGTTCCCCCTGTACGCCGAGGCGTTGTGGCGGGTGTTCGGCGACGGGGCGGCCGGCGAGGCCCGATCGCTCCTCTACTCGGTCTGGGGCCTCCTGGAGGCCGGATGCGCGGGCCTCGTGCCCGAGATCCTGGACGGCGACGCCCCCCACGCCCAGCGGGGATGCGGGGCGCAGGCTTGGGGGGTGTCGGAGTTCGTGCGGGTGCTTGCACTTCTGGATGGGAGGGATAAGGTGGAGCCGCGATGA
- a CDS encoding glycogen-binding domain-containing protein, whose translation MARTKRTKTGRRRVRFEYRAEPGHRVCVAGSFNGWDPRRTVLVDRTGKGDYSRAVLLVPGRYEYKFVVDGVWCVDPENPRWVPNEFGTLNSVLDL comes from the coding sequence ATGGCGAGAACCAAGCGAACCAAGACGGGAAGACGGCGGGTTCGATTCGAGTACCGGGCCGAGCCGGGCCACCGGGTGTGCGTGGCCGGGAGCTTCAACGGGTGGGACCCCCGGCGCACGGTGCTGGTGGACCGGACCGGAAAGGGCGACTACAGCCGGGCGGTCCTGCTGGTGCCCGGCCGGTACGAGTACAAGTTCGTGGTCGACGGCGTGTGGTGCGTGGACCCGGAGAACCCCCGGTGGGTCCCCAACGAGTTCGGCACGCTCAACAGCGTGCTCGATCTGTGA